The DNA window TTGTGAGCGCGAATGGCACCGGCGCTCTCGCATCGATGCCATATCGTGGCTCATGAAGAGCGACGACCCGCTCAGAGTTCTCGATGCCGCCCGGCAATTTGACCATCTCATAACGGAGATGACGCAGCGGCTTCCGCGGCGCACGCCATCGGGACTGCGCGCGCAATTGTCGGAGGCAGCGCAATCAATTAGTGCGCTGCTCGCTGAGGGGTTTGGACGCCAAACGACTGCGGAGAAAATCCACTACTCGCGAATGGCAAACGGATCCGTGGAGGAGAGTCAGGACTACTTACGAAAGTGCATCAACGAACGCCTTATCGATCGTAAGGCGTTTTTCAAGCTCTGGAATCTGTCTGTAGTCGTCGGGCGAATGATCCTGTCTCTCATCGCCCATTACGAGCGAAGCCCGGAGCGCAAACCGACCTAGCTTCGACGCGTTCTGTCTCTTGCGCCGTTTTCTTGCGCCGTTTTCGACGCGCCGTTTTCGACGCGCCCTTCTCGACGCGCCGTTTTCGACGCGCCCTTCTCGACGCGCCGTTTTCGACGCGCCCTTCTCGACGCGCCCTTCTCGACGCGCCCTTCTCGACGCGCCCTTCTCGACGCGCCCCTCTCGACGCGCCCCTCTCGACGCGCCCTTCTCGACGCGCCCCTCTCGACGCGCCCTTCTCGACGCGCCCTTCTCGACGCGCCCTTCTTCCACCCGATCCGCATCGCGCACGCGTTCCCAATTGATATTCTAAGTGAGCACCTGCATACTCCATCAGAATGTCTAAGGGGAAGACATGCCGGACGCGAATGTGAGCTTGTTGCAGGGGAGCCTCGACCTGCTCGTTCTCAAGACCCTCTCCTGGCAGCCGATGCACGGTTTCGGGATCGCGCGTTGGATCCAACGGCTCACCGACGACGCGCTCCAGGTGGAGGAGGGCTCGCTCTACCCCGCGCTCTACCGGCTCGAGCAGCGCGGACTCGTCAAGTCCGAGTGGCGGCTCACCGAGAACAATCGCCGCGCGAAGTATTACCGCCTCACGACAACCGGGAAGCGGCGTCTCGCCGAGGAAGCCGATACCTGGCAGCGATTCACCGTGGCGGTCGGGAAAGTGCTGCAGGCGACGGAGCAGCCGGCCTAACGATGGGCGCCGTGGATCCCACGCCGGCGTGGCGTCGGTACCTGCGCTTCTGGCAGTCGAATCCCCGCGCCGACGTCGCCGAGGAGTTGCGCTTTCACCTCGAGTCGGCCATCGCCGAGTATGTCGCTGGCGGCATGAGTCTGGACGCGGCACGCGCTGAAGCGATGCGCCGCTTCGGCGACGTCGACGCAATTACCATTACCCTGCACGCCCTGAGCCACCAGCAGGAGCGAACGATGGAATGGAGAGACCGGCTGGAGACGTTACGGTCCGATGTGCGCTTCGCCCTTCGCCAGCTGCGCAAGTCGCCGGCGTTCACGCTCGTCGCGGTGCTGACGCTCGCCCTCGGGATCGGCGCCAACAGCGCGATCTTCAGCATTGTCTACAGCGTGCTGCTCGCGCCGCTGCCGTATGCGCACGCCGACCGGCTGCTCGACGTGCGCGAACGTCACGATGCTCGCGACACGGATGGGATGGTCGTGACATTCGGGAACTACGGCGCCTGGCGCGAGCGCGTGAAATCCTTCGACGCCTTCGGAGCGTACAGCTTTGGCGGCTTCACCCTCACCGGCGCCGGCGATCCGCGCCAGATCCAGGTGCTCCGAGTCACGGCCGATTACTGGAAGGCGCTCTACATCCCGCCGGCGATCGGCCACTACTTCGGCAACGCCGACGACGTTCCGGGCGCGCCGAACGTGATCGTGTTGGCACACGATTTCTGGTGGTCGACGTTCAACGGCGATTCGTCGATCGTTGACCGAAGCATCACGCTGAGCGGCGAGCCCTACACCGTGCTCGGCGTCGCGTCCGCGGAGTACCCTCCACCGCGGCGTGCTGGCTGGATCCCGCTTCGGATAACGTCATCACAGTTGCTGGAGCATGCGGACCACGAGCTCGGCGTCGTCGGCCTCGTCCGCGACGGCATAACGACGGAGCGCGCCGTCGCCGAGCTCACGCAGGTCGAGACCGACCTCGCGAAGATGTATCCGAACTCCAATTTCGACGGCGGCATCATCGCGACGCCGCTGCGGGACTCAGTGGTCGGTCCGGTGCAGTCGCTGCTTCTCATTCTGCTCGGCGCGGTCGGCCTGGTATTGCTCATCGCGTGCGTCAATATCGCCAACCTACTGCTCGCGCGTGCCGCGGTGCGGCGCAAGGAGATTGCCGTGCGCAGCGCGTTAGGCGCCAGCCGATCGCGCATCATCGTGCAGCTGCTCATCGAAAGCCTCCTCCTCGCCTTCGGCGGCGCAATTGTGAGCTTTGCCGTCGCCGCAGCCGGGATGCGCTTTCTGGTACGGCACAATCCGTTGGGCGTGCCGCGACTGCAGGATGCCGCGATCAACGGCCCGGTGCTGGCGTTTGCGATCGTCCTCGCGTTGGTGTGCGGAATTGGATTCGGATTGCTCCCGGCGGTGCGCGCATCGCGCCTCGACCTGCAGCAGACGCTGCGCGACGGCATGCGCAGCGACGCTACGACATTGCGCAATCGCCTGCGCGCCACGCTTGTCGTCGCTCAAATCTCGCTTGCGATGGTTTTGCTCATCGGCGCGGGACTGCTCGTGCGGAGCGCGATACTGCTGCAACGCGTCGATCCGGGCTTCGATTCGCATAACCTGCTCACTGCCGGCATCAATCTCCCCGACGCGCGCTACCGATCCGACACGGCGGCGGCCGAGCGATTGAACGAGATTCTCAGCGCGGTGTCGTCGGTGCCGGGCGTAGCGTCGGCCGCATATGTCTCGCTGATGCCGATCGCCGCTTCCGGGAGCGACTGCAATTGGCGGCGGGAAGGAAGCACGGAGCAGGACGGCGCCTTCAATGCGAACGGACGCGTTGCGACGCCGAGCTACTTCGAGACGCTGCGCATTCCTCTGCTTCGCGGCCGGATGTTCGGCTCCGCCGACGGTTCCGACGCGCCGAGGGTCGGGGCGATCAATCGCCGGCTCGCCCACAAGCTCTTCGGCGACGAGGATCCGATTGGGCGGCGCATCACCTGCGCACCGGTGACGTCGACAAAACCGACCTGGGTGACGGTCGTCGGTGTGACGCGCGATCTACACGCGAGGGGCCTCGCTGACGAGATACGCGACGAAGTGTACATGCCGGCGACGCAGAATAGCCGGCGCGACATGACGCTCGTCGTGAGAGGATCGGTTCCCGTGAGCACGCTGGCGCCGGCCATTCGCCGCGCCGTGTCGGTCCAGGATCCGTTGTTGCCGGTGCCGATGATGACGATGGACGAGGTCATCGACCGGAGTCTCGCGACGCCGAAGTTCACGTCGCAGCTCCTTTCCGCGTTAGGCGCACTGGGGCTCGTGCTCGCGGTGATCGGTATCTACGGCGTGATCGCGTACTTCGTCGCGCAACGGACGAACGAGATCGGTATTCGCATGGCGCTCGGCGCCGACACCGGGCGTGTCATCGGCATGGTCGTTCGGCAAGGCGTCATGCTCGCCGCGATCGGTATCGCGATCGGCAGCGTGGTCTCACTGCTCGTCACGGGGATGCTCGGACAGTTGTTGTTCGGGGTGACGGCTCGCGACCCGCTGACATTCGTCGTGGTGGCGGTGGTGATTGCGGTGGTCTCTCTCGCGGCGAGCTTCCTTCCAGCCCGTCGCGCGGCGCACATCGATCCGTTGGAGGCGCTCCGCACGCCGTGAGATGGTGGCCCGAAGATCTGATCTCAATATCCGGCGTGCGCCGCGCTAGAATAGGCGCACCCACACCACCTTCATCTCCATGCGTATCGTATCAATCATTACCGCGCTCACGTTCGTCAGCTCGGCGGCTCTGGCTCAATCCCAGGCGACGCTCATCGTCAACGCCAAAGTCATAGACGGAACGGGCTCGCCTGCGCGTAACGCCGAGGTTCGAATCGTCGATGGCAAGATCTCCGCGATCGGACACTGGACGCGCAATCCCGCTGATCGTGTCATCGATGCCCATGGGCTGACGCT is part of the Gemmatimonadaceae bacterium genome and encodes:
- a CDS encoding four helix bundle protein yields the protein CEREWHRRSRIDAISWLMKSDDPLRVLDAARQFDHLITEMTQRLPRRTPSGLRAQLSEAAQSISALLAEGFGRQTTAEKIHYSRMANGSVEESQDYLRKCINERLIDRKAFFKLWNLSVVVGRMILSLIAHYERSPERKPT
- a CDS encoding PadR family transcriptional regulator, with product MPDANVSLLQGSLDLLVLKTLSWQPMHGFGIARWIQRLTDDALQVEEGSLYPALYRLEQRGLVKSEWRLTENNRRAKYYRLTTTGKRRLAEEADTWQRFTVAVGKVLQATEQPA
- a CDS encoding ABC transporter permease; the protein is MGAVDPTPAWRRYLRFWQSNPRADVAEELRFHLESAIAEYVAGGMSLDAARAEAMRRFGDVDAITITLHALSHQQERTMEWRDRLETLRSDVRFALRQLRKSPAFTLVAVLTLALGIGANSAIFSIVYSVLLAPLPYAHADRLLDVRERHDARDTDGMVVTFGNYGAWRERVKSFDAFGAYSFGGFTLTGAGDPRQIQVLRVTADYWKALYIPPAIGHYFGNADDVPGAPNVIVLAHDFWWSTFNGDSSIVDRSITLSGEPYTVLGVASAEYPPPRRAGWIPLRITSSQLLEHADHELGVVGLVRDGITTERAVAELTQVETDLAKMYPNSNFDGGIIATPLRDSVVGPVQSLLLILLGAVGLVLLIACVNIANLLLARAAVRRKEIAVRSALGASRSRIIVQLLIESLLLAFGGAIVSFAVAAAGMRFLVRHNPLGVPRLQDAAINGPVLAFAIVLALVCGIGFGLLPAVRASRLDLQQTLRDGMRSDATTLRNRLRATLVVAQISLAMVLLIGAGLLVRSAILLQRVDPGFDSHNLLTAGINLPDARYRSDTAAAERLNEILSAVSSVPGVASAAYVSLMPIAASGSDCNWRREGSTEQDGAFNANGRVATPSYFETLRIPLLRGRMFGSADGSDAPRVGAINRRLAHKLFGDEDPIGRRITCAPVTSTKPTWVTVVGVTRDLHARGLADEIRDEVYMPATQNSRRDMTLVVRGSVPVSTLAPAIRRAVSVQDPLLPVPMMTMDEVIDRSLATPKFTSQLLSALGALGLVLAVIGIYGVIAYFVAQRTNEIGIRMALGADTGRVIGMVVRQGVMLAAIGIAIGSVVSLLVTGMLGQLLFGVTARDPLTFVVVAVVIAVVSLAASFLPARRAAHIDPLEALRTP